Genomic DNA from Planktomarina temperata RCA23:
TGGGGTTTGACATCGGCACCGGAGAAATTCACGCGCTCTTGGGCGAGAATGGTGCCGGTAAATCAACCTTGGTCAAGATGATCTACGGGCTGGTGCGGCCCGATTCTGGACATATGCAGCTTTTTGATGCGCCCTATGCCCCCGAAGAGCCCCGCGCGGCGCGGGCCGCCGGCGTGGCCATGGTGTTTCAACATTTCAGCCTTTTTGAAGCCTTGAATGTGGCGGAAAATATCGCCCTCGGCATGGAAAACCCGCCAAAATCCAGCGCCCTCTCGGCCCGGATTACCGAGGTCTCCGAGGCCTATGGCCTGCCGTTGGATCCGGAACGGCTGGTGGGGGATCTCTCGGCCGGGGAGCGTCAAAGGGTCGAGATCATTCGCTGTCTTCTGCAAGACCCCAAGCTGCTCATCATGGATGAGCCGACCAGCGTTTTGACCCCGCAAGAGGTCCAAACCCTCTTTGCGACACTGCGCAAGCTCAAGGCCGAAGGCACCTCTATTCTCTACATTTCCCACAAACTCGAAGAAATTCGCGATCTGTGCGAGACCGCAACGATTTTGCGCGCAGGGCGCAAAATTGCCACCTGCGATCCGCGGGAAAAATCCGCACGTGAGCTGGCAGAGATGATGGTTGGCGGCACGCTGAACTCAGCCAAACCGCAGCACGGCACGCTCGGCGATGTCGTGCTTGAGGTGACCGATCTTTCACTGGCACCGCAAACAACCTTTGGCACAAGCCTTAAAAATATATCTTTTGCCCTGCGTAAAGGTGAGGTCTTGGGCATAGGCGGTGTTGCGGGCAATGGTCAAGACGAGCTGCTTGCCTGCCTCTCAGGTGAAATGCTCGGCGCGCCGGGCCGGATCAAACTGAACACGCTGGGCATCGGGCATCTTGCCCCCAATGCACGGCGCGCTTTGGGACTTTTGGCCGCCCCGGAGGAGCGTTTGGGACATGCGGCCGCGCCCGATATGAGCCTAACGGAAAATGCCATGCTCACCGGGATGGTGCGCAAGGAGCTGAGCCGCTCAGGCTTTCTAGACTGGCCACGCGCCCGCGCCTTTGCGGAGGAGGTGATTGAAAGTTTCGATGTGCGCACCCCCAGTGCACAGTCTGCGGCGCGGTCCCTGTCGGGCGGCAATTTGCAAAAATTCGTCATCGGCCGCGAGGTCTTGCAAAATCCCTCTGTGTTGATTGTCAACCAACCCACTTGGGGCGTTGATGCAGCGGCAGCCGCCGCCATTCGCCAAGCCTTGCTGGATTTGGCAGCCAAAGGCGCAGGGGTGATCGTCATCAGCCAAGATTTGGATGAGCTTATGGAAATTTCAACCAATTTCGCCGCGCTGAATGCCGGCCACCTATCCGCCGCGCGTCCGATGTCGGGCCTAAGCTTGGATGAAATTGGCCTATTGCTGGGAGGCGCCGATGCTGCGGCTTGAAAAACGCCCTAATCCGTCAAAAACTTGGGCCTATTTGGCTCCGGTTATGGCCGTTTTTGCCACGATGATCGGCGGCGGCATCATGTTTGCGGCCTTGGGCAAGGATCCTTTTGAGGCCATCCGTACCATTTTCTATGATCCGCTTTTCTCCGAATTTGCTTGGTATTATCGCCCGCAGCTTTTGGTTAAAGGCGCACCTTTGATTATGATTGCCATCGGCCTGTCGATGGGGTTTCGCGCTGGGATTTGGAACATTGGAGCCGAGGGACAATATATCATCGGTGCGATTTGTGGCGCCGGCGCGGCCCTGGCCGTCTACCCGGCGCAAAGCCCCCTGATTTTTCCCGCGATGATCTTCTTTGGCGCATTGGGCGGCTTTGTCTGGGCCATGATTCCTGCGATTTTGAAAACAAGGTTTGGCACCAATGAGATTTTGGTGAGCCTCATGCTGGTCTACGTTGCAGAGCAGCTTTTGGCCTCTATGTCGCTGGGAATGTTGAAAAATCCCGAAGGCTTTGGCTTTCCCGGATCACGCAACTTGCAGCAATACGCCAGCGCCCATAATGGGGAGCTTTGGACCGGAACCGGCATTCACATGGGCGTTATGTTCGCCTTCATTGCCGTGATTTTCGCCTATGTCGTGCTGGCGCGGCATCAAATGGGCTTTCACATCCGCTTGACCGGTGAAAGCCCAAAAGCGGCCAAATTTGCCGGGGTCAATCCAAAGCGGCTGGTGGTGTATTGCTTGGGTTTCAGCGGCGCTTTGGCGGGGATGGCGGGCATGTTCGAGGTCTCCGGGCCCAGTGGGCAGATCAGCATTGATTTCAATGTCGGCTACGGATTCACCGCAATTATTGTGGCGTTTTTGGGCCGGCTCAACCCGATTGGCATCCTCTTGGCCGGACTGTTAATGGCCCTGACCTATATCGGCGGGGAGATTGCCCAATCCAGCCTTGGCCTGCCCTCAGCGGCAATCCAGGCCTTTCAGGGCATGTTGCTGTTTTTCCTGCTTGCTCTCGATATGCTGACAAATTTCAAACTTAAATTAACACGTGCAGGGAGCCGCCTATGACGCCCTTTGGACGCCACCCAAACTTGATTTCAAACAGGACATATCTGTCATGGATTTAAGCTCAATTAGCCCGACGCTCTTGGTCGCCTCGCTCATGGTGGCCGCAACACCAATATTATTGGCCGCCATTGGCGAATTGGTGGTCGAAAAATCCGGGGTTTTGAACCTTGGGGTCGAAGGCATGATGATCATCGGGGCCATTGCCGGTTTTGCCGCGGCCGTGGGCACAGGATCGCCCATCATTGGCTTTCTCTGCGCCGCCCTGGGCGGGGCGGCCCTCTCTTTGGTTTTTGCACTTTTGACGCAATTTTTTCTGTCAAACCAAGTCGCCACGGGGCTGGCGCTGACTCTCTTCGGCCTCGGGCT
This window encodes:
- a CDS encoding ABC transporter ATP-binding protein, with amino-acid sequence MSKTLLHLNGLTKAYPGVIANQDVGFDIGTGEIHALLGENGAGKSTLVKMIYGLVRPDSGHMQLFDAPYAPEEPRAARAAGVAMVFQHFSLFEALNVAENIALGMENPPKSSALSARITEVSEAYGLPLDPERLVGDLSAGERQRVEIIRCLLQDPKLLIMDEPTSVLTPQEVQTLFATLRKLKAEGTSILYISHKLEEIRDLCETATILRAGRKIATCDPREKSARELAEMMVGGTLNSAKPQHGTLGDVVLEVTDLSLAPQTTFGTSLKNISFALRKGEVLGIGGVAGNGQDELLACLSGEMLGAPGRIKLNTLGIGHLAPNARRALGLLAAPEERLGHAAAPDMSLTENAMLTGMVRKELSRSGFLDWPRARAFAEEVIESFDVRTPSAQSAARSLSGGNLQKFVIGREVLQNPSVLIVNQPTWGVDAAAAAAIRQALLDLAAKGAGVIVISQDLDELMEISTNFAALNAGHLSAARPMSGLSLDEIGLLLGGADAAA
- a CDS encoding ABC transporter permease, which encodes MLRLEKRPNPSKTWAYLAPVMAVFATMIGGGIMFAALGKDPFEAIRTIFYDPLFSEFAWYYRPQLLVKGAPLIMIAIGLSMGFRAGIWNIGAEGQYIIGAICGAGAALAVYPAQSPLIFPAMIFFGALGGFVWAMIPAILKTRFGTNEILVSLMLVYVAEQLLASMSLGMLKNPEGFGFPGSRNLQQYASAHNGELWTGTGIHMGVMFAFIAVIFAYVVLARHQMGFHIRLTGESPKAAKFAGVNPKRLVVYCLGFSGALAGMAGMFEVSGPSGQISIDFNVGYGFTAIIVAFLGRLNPIGILLAGLLMALTYIGGEIAQSSLGLPSAAIQAFQGMLLFFLLALDMLTNFKLKLTRAGSRL